A single region of the Streptomyces vilmorinianum genome encodes:
- a CDS encoding acyl-CoA thioesterase — protein MTDQGDIPGKPTSASRTTLSHIMTSHDTNLLGTVHGGVIMKLVDDVAGAVAGRHSGGPAVTASMDEMVFLEPVRIGDLLHVKAQVNWTGRSSMEVGVRVMAERWNESTPAQQVGSAYLVFAAVDADGKPRPVPPVLPETEQDKRRYQEAQIRRTHRLARRRAIKDLRERRAAEGYED, from the coding sequence ATGACAGATCAGGGCGATATCCCGGGCAAGCCCACCTCAGCGTCCCGCACCACCCTCAGCCACATCATGACGAGCCACGACACCAACCTCCTCGGTACGGTGCACGGCGGCGTGATCATGAAGCTGGTGGACGACGTGGCGGGCGCTGTCGCGGGCCGGCACTCCGGCGGGCCGGCGGTGACGGCGTCCATGGACGAGATGGTGTTCCTGGAGCCGGTCAGGATCGGGGATCTGCTGCATGTGAAGGCGCAGGTCAACTGGACCGGGCGGTCCTCCATGGAGGTCGGCGTCCGGGTCATGGCCGAGCGCTGGAACGAGTCCACCCCCGCCCAGCAGGTCGGCTCCGCCTACCTGGTCTTCGCGGCGGTCGACGCCGACGGCAAGCCGCGCCCGGTCCCGCCGGTGCTCCCGGAGACCGAGCAGGACAAGCGCCGCTACCAGGAGGCCCAGATCCGCCGCACCCACCGCCTGGCCCGCCGCCGCGCGATCAAGGACCTGCGCGAGCGCCGCGCGGCCGAGGGCTACGAGGACTGA